The following coding sequences are from one Bradyrhizobium sp. 200 window:
- a CDS encoding SDR family oxidoreductase: protein MDRAAKYGRLDCVFANAGISGGPDFGKPEGVISGVAGTLGRLLSHQPGWRLSRHSGGAKHMKPRRNGSIVVTSFVAALRTSAVPSYGYHAAKAGIAQVVRIAALELGPNKARVNATAPGPSTSTSATDACNTSEGAAMFASSVPLWRLAKLDEINELALLLASPASSYMTGAIISVDGGTQA from the coding sequence TTGGACCGGGCCGCCAAGTACGGTCGCCTCGATTGCGTGTTCGCAAATGCCGGCATCAGTGGAGGACCTGATTTTGGGAAGCCGGAAGGTGTTATAAGTGGCGTCGCTGGAACTTTGGGACGATTGCTTTCGCATCAACCTGGATGGCGCCTTTCACGCCATTCAGGCGGAGCGAAACACATGAAGCCGCGGCGCAATGGCTCGATCGTCGTGACGTCGTTCGTTGCTGCGCTCCGGACGTCCGCGGTGCCGAGCTACGGTTATCACGCTGCCAAGGCAGGTATTGCACAGGTAGTCCGCATCGCGGCGCTCGAACTTGGTCCAAACAAAGCTCGGGTGAATGCGACCGCTCCGGGACCATCAACATCAACATCGGCAACCGATGCATGCAATACATCGGAGGGTGCCGCAATGTTCGCTAGTTCCGTGCCGCTTTGGCGGCTTGCAAAACTCGATGAAATCAACGAGCTGGCGCTGCTCCTGGCCTCGCCAGCATCAAGTTACATGACAGGGGCAATCATTTCCGTTGATGGTGGAA
- a CDS encoding DUF5666 domain-containing protein: protein MTKPPTITRRLLLAGFWLAGTTSLWAQVKRGNDQGIGGTGISRGDDHGIGGTGIVGVIQRFGSIFINGERIGYAPDVPVRIDGEAATAKALRVGHVVRVVAQRQSNGTLTTKRIDAVSEVIGPIESVKGGEMTVLGQRVVWTGRESWRRVGTQVAVSGLRRTDGVIVASLVQQRRNATARVTGPLERDRDGLRIGGLRLDGVDAALVGQRVQVEGSILQGAMQVARARADDLSDLSGATRLSIEAYVRRVGPNLQLGSGYLARDASRFEPGQDMRVVVNAVRDGSQGLRVESLGSVNHFPGSSMQGPRGPDRAPGSSPAPSGGPHGPGGGRPDGAGSGRGPSSDPSGGPSGPGRNGGFGPPGGSPPGGFSGPGGGFGGGGPGGGRR, encoded by the coding sequence ATGACGAAGCCACCGACCATTACGCGTCGCTTGCTGCTGGCGGGATTTTGGCTCGCCGGAACGACCTCGCTGTGGGCGCAGGTCAAGCGCGGCAACGACCAGGGCATCGGCGGCACCGGAATCTCGCGCGGCGATGACCACGGCATCGGCGGCACGGGTATAGTCGGTGTCATCCAGCGTTTCGGCAGCATCTTCATCAACGGCGAGCGTATCGGCTACGCGCCGGATGTGCCGGTGCGGATCGATGGCGAGGCAGCCACGGCGAAGGCGCTGCGGGTCGGGCATGTCGTACGCGTGGTGGCGCAACGCCAGTCGAACGGCACGCTGACCACCAAGCGCATCGACGCGGTTAGCGAAGTCATAGGACCGATCGAAAGTGTCAAGGGCGGCGAGATGACCGTCCTGGGCCAGAGGGTCGTGTGGACGGGCCGTGAAAGCTGGCGTCGCGTTGGCACGCAGGTGGCAGTCTCAGGGCTTCGGCGGACTGACGGCGTGATCGTCGCAAGCCTGGTCCAGCAGCGTCGCAACGCCACAGCGCGGGTGACGGGGCCGCTGGAACGGGATCGTGACGGATTGCGGATCGGCGGCTTGCGGCTCGACGGCGTCGATGCCGCGCTCGTTGGTCAACGCGTTCAGGTCGAGGGAAGCATTCTACAGGGCGCGATGCAGGTCGCGCGCGCGAGAGCCGATGACCTCTCGGATTTGTCCGGCGCCACGCGCTTGTCGATTGAAGCCTATGTGCGGCGCGTCGGCCCCAATCTCCAACTCGGTTCAGGATATCTGGCACGCGATGCGTCGCGCTTCGAACCGGGCCAGGATATGCGCGTTGTGGTGAATGCCGTTCGCGATGGCTCGCAAGGCCTGCGCGTTGAATCGCTCGGGTCGGTCAATCACTTCCCGGGGTCGTCGATGCAGGGTCCGCGCGGACCCGATCGGGCTCCTGGATCTTCGCCGGCTCCAAGCGGTGGGCCTCACGGGCCCGGTGGCGGCCGTCCTGATGGTGCCGGCAGTGGCCGTGGCCCAAGCTCGGACCCTAGCGGCGGTCCATCGGGACCCGGCCGGAACGGCGGCTTTGGGCCGCCTGGCGGCAGTCCTCCCGGTGGTTTTTCCGGTCCTGGAGGCGGATTTGGAGGTGGCGGTCCCGGTGGCGGTCGACGCTGA
- a CDS encoding DUF6502 family protein: protein MNAKSRDPKPASHQPNAAAKLHAPLARLLRPLVRLCIRSGMTFPALAQLLRELFVNVAEHDFALEGKEQTDSRVSLLTGIHRKEVARLRGAGAPVHEAPITLSRTSAIIARWLAAPDFTDAKGEPLPLPRTAEGEAPSFEKLVESITKDVRPRAVLDEWLDRKLVAINDDDEIVLIDTGFVPRGDDDRKWHYLGRNLHDHVAAAAENVSGPAPRFLERAVHYDGLSPKLAKRLEERSRELAMEALKVANREANRALAKDKGGNSRWNFGVYVYSEDPGGAPDGTDEGGQS, encoded by the coding sequence ATGAACGCCAAGTCCCGGGATCCGAAGCCGGCCTCGCACCAGCCGAACGCCGCGGCGAAGCTGCATGCGCCGCTGGCGCGGCTGTTGCGTCCGTTGGTCCGGCTTTGCATCCGCAGCGGCATGACGTTTCCGGCGCTCGCGCAGCTATTGCGTGAGCTTTTCGTCAATGTCGCCGAGCACGACTTCGCGCTGGAGGGGAAGGAGCAGACCGACAGCCGCGTCAGCCTGCTCACCGGGATCCACCGCAAGGAGGTGGCGCGGCTGCGCGGTGCCGGCGCGCCGGTCCATGAGGCGCCGATCACGCTGTCGCGCACCAGTGCGATCATCGCGCGCTGGCTCGCCGCGCCTGACTTCACCGATGCGAAAGGCGAGCCGCTGCCGCTGCCGCGCACTGCGGAAGGCGAGGCGCCATCATTTGAGAAACTGGTCGAGTCAATCACCAAGGACGTGCGCCCGCGCGCGGTGCTCGATGAATGGCTGGACCGCAAGCTCGTCGCCATCAATGACGACGACGAGATCGTGCTGATCGATACCGGCTTCGTCCCGCGCGGCGATGACGATCGCAAATGGCACTATCTCGGCCGCAACCTGCATGACCACGTCGCAGCCGCCGCGGAGAACGTCTCCGGGCCGGCGCCGCGCTTCCTCGAACGCGCAGTGCATTACGACGGCCTTTCGCCGAAATTGGCAAAGCGGCTGGAAGAGCGCTCGCGCGAACTTGCGATGGAGGCATTGAAGGTCGCGAACCGCGAGGCCAACCGCGCGCTCGCCAAGGACAAGGGCGGCAACAGCCGTTGGAATTTTGGCGTCTACGTCTACTCCGAAGATCCGGGCGGCGCCCCTGACGGTACCGATGAAGGCGGTCAGTCATGA
- a CDS encoding glycosyltransferase, whose translation MIPANHSARRPSVLHIFKVYYPDLFGGTLSVIRDICAGLKDIFSAGVLVCSRTGGKSQIVVNDVAVERVRSFGDVLSLPAAPTYPFRLWRRIAEHDLLALHAPFPLADLVFAFGLGRNRPLVVHWHADIVSHASLRRFVEPLMRRTLRRADAIIVSDAVLVKNTPLLREFADKCRVVPFGIDVSKYNMPTLRVDRVNARGRLVLACGRLVPYKGFDVLVRAAVGRSFEVWIVGEGRERVRLEELIKSLGVHDRVRLLGSVPESERVKLMCIADVFAMPSVSNAETFGLVQLEAMAAGQPIVNTSLDTAVPQVARHGIEAVTVPPGDPEKLGEAIDSLIADPECRRRMGEAARHRAMTKYSATAFSKGIETIYREAVAATAPTVRASRAAAIGWHQAIQIAAALAWSDMRHRYIRSLLGPFWMSIQMAIMVAVLGSVIGHFSNASAVARLPMLALSLTAWTFLNSVVLDATTALQNSASLIKDRALPPVIFLLQCVFRQALFALHNACVPLILWLLLVPKEFGGAVAALPGLALFVVFTLGLSLVLGAMATRFRDLKPIIESSLMLAFLSSPIIWSAEMIDQRSTVMRLNPLTHLFAIWREPLSTGHVAMTSLAYVLAGLSVLAVASIVTIARLRKAAFWI comes from the coding sequence ATGATCCCCGCAAACCACTCCGCCCGGCGCCCGTCGGTGCTTCACATCTTCAAGGTCTACTACCCCGACTTGTTCGGCGGGACACTTTCGGTGATCCGCGACATCTGTGCGGGCCTGAAGGATATCTTCTCGGCTGGCGTCCTGGTCTGTTCTAGGACCGGCGGGAAAAGCCAGATCGTCGTCAACGACGTCGCCGTGGAACGGGTGCGCTCGTTCGGAGATGTACTGTCACTGCCGGCAGCGCCGACCTATCCGTTCCGATTGTGGCGCCGGATCGCCGAGCATGATCTGCTCGCGCTGCATGCGCCCTTCCCGCTCGCCGACCTCGTGTTCGCGTTCGGATTGGGCCGCAACCGGCCGCTGGTCGTGCACTGGCATGCGGACATCGTCTCGCACGCTTCCCTGCGGCGGTTCGTAGAGCCGTTGATGCGGCGGACGTTGCGGCGGGCGGATGCGATCATCGTATCCGACGCGGTTCTGGTCAAAAATACCCCGCTGCTGCGGGAGTTCGCCGACAAATGCCGCGTCGTCCCGTTTGGCATCGACGTCTCGAAATATAACATGCCGACGCTACGGGTCGACCGCGTCAACGCGCGCGGACGGCTGGTGCTGGCCTGTGGCCGGCTCGTTCCCTACAAGGGTTTTGACGTACTCGTTCGCGCCGCCGTTGGTCGGTCTTTCGAGGTCTGGATCGTCGGCGAGGGCCGCGAACGGGTGCGGCTCGAAGAGTTGATAAAGAGCCTCGGCGTTCACGATCGCGTCCGCCTGCTCGGCTCCGTCCCGGAGAGTGAACGCGTCAAACTGATGTGCATCGCCGATGTGTTCGCGATGCCCTCGGTGAGCAATGCGGAAACGTTCGGGCTCGTCCAACTGGAAGCAATGGCGGCCGGACAGCCGATCGTCAACACCTCGCTTGACACCGCCGTTCCGCAGGTCGCCCGCCACGGCATCGAGGCGGTCACCGTGCCGCCAGGCGATCCCGAAAAGCTTGGGGAAGCAATTGACAGCCTGATCGCCGACCCGGAATGCCGCCGGCGGATGGGCGAAGCCGCGCGCCACCGCGCCATGACAAAGTACTCCGCCACTGCTTTCAGCAAGGGAATCGAAACGATCTATCGCGAAGCCGTGGCCGCGACAGCCCCGACGGTGCGCGCCTCGCGAGCCGCCGCGATCGGATGGCACCAAGCCATCCAGATCGCGGCGGCACTGGCCTGGTCCGACATGCGTCACCGCTACATTCGTTCGCTCCTCGGACCGTTCTGGATGTCGATCCAGATGGCGATCATGGTGGCGGTGCTGGGTTCCGTGATCGGGCACTTCTCCAATGCGAGTGCGGTCGCCCGCCTGCCTATGCTGGCGCTTAGCCTGACGGCGTGGACCTTTCTCAACAGCGTCGTTCTGGACGCCACCACCGCGCTGCAGAATTCAGCGAGCCTGATCAAGGACCGCGCGCTTCCGCCAGTCATCTTCCTGCTGCAATGCGTGTTCCGGCAGGCGCTGTTTGCGCTCCACAATGCCTGCGTGCCGCTGATCCTTTGGCTCTTGCTGGTACCGAAGGAATTTGGCGGCGCTGTCGCAGCGTTGCCGGGCCTCGCCCTGTTCGTCGTATTCACACTCGGCCTCAGTCTCGTGCTCGGCGCGATGGCAACTCGCTTCCGCGACCTCAAGCCTATCATCGAATCGAGCCTGATGCTGGCGTTCCTGTCCTCCCCGATCATCTGGTCAGCGGAAATGATAGATCAACGCTCGACCGTGATGCGCCTCAATCCGCTGACGCACCTGTTCGCAATCTGGCGCGAGCCGCTCTCGACCGGCCACGTTGCGATGACGAGCCTCGCCTATGTGCTTGCCGGCCTTTCTGTGCTGGCAGTCGCGAGCATCGTTACCATCGCGCGGCTGCGCAAAGCCGCATTCTGGATCTGA
- a CDS encoding ABC transporter ATP-binding protein, producing MASISLRDVCLDYPLYGAYDFSLKRRLLGRLAGAAAPIQTIRAIDSISIEASAGARIGLAGPNGSGKSTLLRLIAGVYPATSGHIKITGNIVPLLGLNAGANMDFVAADNISLLLRISGRKPTPAIIDEIWAFTELEERMQRLPLRMFSSGMLMRVLFATATAFPADILLLDEWLSVVDENFSAKAEQRLLKLVSQAAIVIIASHDHELLRRTCTSIVNLDRGRIVNTVSLEAHSPYPSELREKRA from the coding sequence ATGGCCAGCATCAGCCTTCGCGACGTTTGTCTCGACTATCCGCTGTACGGCGCCTACGACTTCTCGCTCAAGCGCCGCCTGCTCGGGCGACTAGCCGGCGCCGCGGCCCCGATACAGACGATCCGTGCGATCGACAGTATTTCAATTGAAGCTTCCGCCGGCGCGCGGATCGGTCTCGCCGGCCCCAACGGCTCCGGCAAATCAACCCTGCTGCGGCTGATCGCCGGCGTCTATCCGGCAACCAGCGGCCACATCAAGATCACCGGCAACATCGTGCCACTGCTCGGCCTGAACGCCGGCGCCAATATGGACTTCGTCGCGGCCGACAATATCAGCCTGTTGCTTCGGATCAGCGGCCGAAAACCAACGCCGGCGATTATCGACGAGATCTGGGCCTTCACCGAGCTTGAGGAACGCATGCAGCGGCTGCCGCTGCGCATGTTCTCCTCAGGAATGCTGATGCGCGTGCTGTTTGCGACCGCCACCGCCTTTCCGGCCGACATCCTCCTGCTCGACGAGTGGCTCAGCGTGGTCGATGAGAACTTCTCGGCGAAAGCCGAGCAACGGCTGCTCAAGCTGGTCTCGCAGGCCGCGATTGTAATCATCGCGTCCCACGACCACGAACTGTTGCGCCGTACCTGCACCAGCATCGTCAATCTCGACCGTGGCCGCATCGTCAACACGGTCTCTCTCGAAGCCCATTCCCCTTACCCTTCTGAATTGCGAGAGAAGCGAGCATGA
- a CDS encoding glycosyltransferase family 1 protein, translating to MKKILVVSESLGEPNHKRGIFHFTRELIRSLDAEGHELTLIVETTRRYRKLRRRQRRTRLLPADSRLIELLALYRFLDETDLNESMTRSGLRRSIDWFTHRIRMCTSWEFGLCFLRAMGVLPARVKLIENRSGGFEYIPTDLRHLELFRHFLLESGFYSYQDISALMRLPPPRIDARDYDIILVDTPTRVAIKRRPDAKVVCVVHDLLPLTDLRLSDVATRLFLSRLFTSLNQADELAFVSNYSMNRFRELLPQFGHLPARVVYPRTRFDTPDVARIPVSTNHAARPTFVVIVSAEPRKNLNAVIRAFRKMPQADLIVIGYAGGASRMASLPPNIRFAGYVEEYEKATLIADAHGLIMPSFAEGFGVPIIEALAANTPVLCSDIPVFREVAGELADYFDPFSTESICTSVERMLARQDEWRGKIRACRNELAERFGYHTQARDFLVHLAAGEDLISVPNTTAGAPVLDGLAAHGT from the coding sequence ATGAAGAAGATACTGGTCGTCAGCGAATCTCTCGGCGAGCCGAACCACAAGCGCGGCATCTTTCATTTCACACGCGAATTGATCCGCTCGCTCGACGCGGAAGGACACGAGCTGACGCTGATCGTCGAAACCACGCGGCGCTATCGCAAACTGCGCAGGCGGCAACGGCGGACACGGCTACTCCCTGCGGATTCGCGCCTGATCGAGCTGCTCGCGCTCTACCGCTTCCTCGATGAAACCGACCTGAACGAATCGATGACCCGCAGCGGCCTGCGCCGCTCGATCGACTGGTTCACACACCGCATTCGCATGTGCACCTCGTGGGAGTTCGGCCTGTGCTTCCTCCGCGCGATGGGGGTGTTGCCGGCGCGCGTCAAGCTGATCGAGAACAGATCTGGCGGCTTCGAGTACATCCCCACCGACCTCCGCCATCTCGAACTCTTCCGGCATTTTCTGCTCGAGTCCGGATTTTACAGCTATCAGGACATATCCGCGCTGATGCGGCTGCCGCCTCCGCGGATCGATGCGCGCGACTACGACATCATCCTGGTCGATACACCGACCCGGGTCGCGATCAAGCGCCGGCCGGACGCCAAGGTCGTCTGCGTGGTTCATGACTTGTTGCCGCTCACCGACCTCCGGCTGAGCGACGTCGCGACGCGGCTGTTCCTGTCCCGCCTCTTTACCAGCCTGAATCAGGCCGACGAACTGGCCTTCGTTTCCAACTACAGCATGAACCGCTTCAGGGAGCTGCTGCCGCAATTCGGCCACCTGCCAGCCCGGGTGGTCTATCCACGCACGCGCTTCGACACGCCTGACGTGGCGCGGATCCCGGTGTCGACCAACCATGCCGCTCGCCCAACCTTCGTCGTCATTGTCTCGGCCGAGCCGCGCAAGAACCTCAACGCCGTGATCCGCGCTTTCAGAAAGATGCCGCAGGCCGACCTGATCGTGATCGGCTATGCCGGTGGCGCAAGCCGAATGGCAAGTCTGCCGCCGAACATCCGCTTCGCGGGCTATGTCGAGGAGTACGAGAAAGCAACGCTGATCGCGGACGCGCACGGCCTGATCATGCCGAGCTTCGCCGAGGGGTTTGGCGTGCCGATCATCGAGGCTCTGGCCGCCAACACACCCGTGCTGTGCTCTGACATCCCGGTGTTCCGCGAAGTGGCGGGCGAGCTTGCCGACTATTTCGATCCGTTCTCGACCGAATCGATCTGCACGTCCGTCGAGCGGATGCTGGCGCGGCAGGACGAATGGCGTGGCAAGATCCGCGCATGCCGCAACGAACTTGCGGAGCGCTTCGGCTATCACACCCAAGCCCGCGATTTTCTCGTGCATCTGGCCGCCGGCGAAGACTTGATATCGGTCCCCAACACCACCGCAGGCGCGCCGGTATTGGATGGCCTCGCCGCCCACGGCACGTAG
- a CDS encoding O-antigen ligase family protein, whose amino-acid sequence MTIESRVLRAPTRLSHWHDRFQRWRQSALLAADLLAVMVAASLPWSTSATSILVVLWVIVVAPIIDWETFLRDLAHPSHALPVLFVALAILGILWADGPWAARLHGIKPVAKLLMIPLFIYHFQRTQRASWVFIAFLASCTLLMTLSWIVLFVPSLKPARTLTAGVPVKNYIDQSQEFALCAFALALPALIALRRENWKLTAGYFALMLTFIANMLLVALARTALIYMAALLVLFAWRYLSRRSMLTLLAGAIVAASLVWASSPYLRQRIADIGVEYQAQDISGIASTAQRLTYWRKSMKFFAEAPLLGHGTGSIKAQFERDAIGRTGLDAEIVNNPHNQTLAVAVQWGAVGVILLYAIWLSHLLLFTRRTLAAWIGLVVVVQNVVSSLLNSHLFDFHEGWLYVVGVGVAGGTSLRGAVRRRGPLEAARS is encoded by the coding sequence ATGACGATCGAATCCCGTGTACTCCGCGCGCCCACGCGACTTTCGCATTGGCATGATCGATTCCAGAGATGGCGCCAGTCGGCGCTGCTGGCAGCCGACCTGCTAGCCGTGATGGTCGCAGCTTCCCTGCCGTGGTCGACCTCGGCGACCTCCATACTGGTCGTTCTCTGGGTGATCGTCGTCGCTCCCATCATCGACTGGGAGACGTTCCTGCGCGATCTGGCCCACCCGTCTCACGCCCTGCCGGTCCTCTTCGTGGCGCTCGCCATCCTTGGCATCTTGTGGGCGGATGGTCCGTGGGCGGCGCGCCTGCACGGAATCAAGCCGGTGGCAAAGCTGCTGATGATTCCGCTCTTTATCTACCACTTCCAGCGAACCCAACGAGCCTCCTGGGTTTTCATCGCCTTTCTCGCCTCGTGCACGCTGTTGATGACCCTCTCCTGGATCGTGCTGTTCGTTCCCAGTCTAAAGCCCGCGCGTACCCTCACTGCCGGCGTCCCTGTCAAGAACTACATCGACCAGAGCCAGGAGTTCGCGCTCTGCGCCTTCGCGCTGGCCCTGCCGGCTCTCATCGCGCTACGCCGGGAAAACTGGAAGCTGACCGCCGGCTACTTCGCATTGATGCTGACCTTCATCGCCAACATGCTTTTGGTGGCATTGGCGCGGACTGCGCTGATCTACATGGCGGCACTCCTGGTATTGTTTGCCTGGCGTTATCTCAGCCGGCGTTCGATGCTCACGTTACTGGCAGGCGCTATCGTCGCCGCCTCGCTGGTCTGGGCGAGCTCCCCCTATCTGCGCCAGCGCATCGCCGACATCGGCGTCGAATACCAGGCGCAGGACATCAGCGGGATCGCATCGACAGCGCAACGACTGACCTACTGGCGCAAGTCGATGAAATTCTTCGCTGAGGCCCCGCTGCTTGGCCACGGCACCGGCTCGATCAAGGCGCAGTTTGAGCGCGACGCGATCGGGCGAACCGGGCTTGACGCCGAGATCGTCAACAACCCGCATAACCAGACACTCGCCGTCGCGGTGCAATGGGGGGCGGTTGGTGTCATTCTTCTCTATGCGATTTGGCTGAGTCACCTTCTGCTGTTCACCAGACGGACACTCGCGGCGTGGATCGGGCTTGTCGTCGTCGTGCAGAACGTCGTCAGCTCACTCCTGAACTCTCATCTGTTCGACTTCCATGAGGGCTGGCTATACGTCGTCGGCGTCGGCGTTGCCGGCGGCACGTCGCTGCGTGGAGCGGTCCGGCGACGGGGGCCCCTTGAGGCGGCACGCTCTTGA
- a CDS encoding bifunctional 3-(3-hydroxy-phenyl)propionate/3-hydroxycinnamic acid hydroxylase, producing the protein MSKVPNYDVAIVGYGPVGAIFANLLATYGLRIAVVERAAGIYDKPRAITLDHEALRVFQAVGLADFMERAIAPHNGSHYLGVDGEVIKMFDPMPPPYPFGWIPNATFVQPDAERALRDKLAGYKDADVFLSTTGVALAQDEGSVSLKAKGEAGDEFEISARYLVGCDGANSFVRKHLGIGLEDLAFDEWWMVVDTLTTEPAKRPARAFQYCRPSRPGTFVPGPRNLRRWEIKLLPGEDPEVAGAPDNVLKLLKGFTDTSDLTVWRSAVYRFHALLGESWRDRRVFLMGDAVHQTPPFLGQGLCAGIRDASNLAWKLALVLRGNAGDALLDSYEVERKPHVRSVVASAKEFGKIIGELDPAAAAARDERLRAELKSGKAETIRQKFIPDLASGLIAPRNKLAGRLLVQPHVRAVDGSVRRLDDLLKPEFAVVTVTQEAMSWMSEASLSCWQQLGGERVAITDAGESSTRDGIATLVESDGVFTSWMGENTVSAVVVRPDRYVFAGASSANDLNMLIGSLIEELHGRS; encoded by the coding sequence TTGAGCAAGGTCCCAAATTATGATGTGGCGATCGTCGGCTATGGGCCGGTTGGCGCCATCTTCGCCAACCTGCTAGCGACGTATGGTCTCAGGATCGCGGTCGTTGAACGCGCCGCCGGCATTTACGACAAGCCGCGCGCGATTACGCTCGATCACGAAGCGTTGCGGGTATTCCAGGCCGTCGGGCTTGCGGATTTCATGGAGCGTGCGATCGCACCGCATAACGGCTCGCACTACCTCGGCGTCGACGGCGAAGTGATCAAAATGTTTGATCCGATGCCGCCGCCTTATCCGTTCGGCTGGATCCCGAATGCGACCTTCGTCCAACCTGACGCCGAGCGGGCGCTTCGCGACAAGCTCGCCGGATACAAGGACGCCGATGTGTTTCTCTCGACTACCGGCGTGGCTCTAGCGCAGGACGAAGGATCGGTATCGCTCAAGGCGAAGGGGGAAGCCGGCGACGAGTTCGAGATCAGTGCGCGCTATCTGGTCGGATGCGACGGCGCCAACAGTTTTGTTCGCAAGCACCTCGGTATCGGACTTGAAGATCTCGCGTTCGACGAATGGTGGATGGTGGTGGACACGCTGACCACCGAGCCCGCCAAGCGGCCCGCAAGGGCTTTCCAGTATTGCCGGCCGTCACGCCCCGGAACGTTCGTGCCGGGCCCCCGCAATCTGCGGCGATGGGAAATCAAGCTGTTGCCGGGCGAAGATCCGGAAGTCGCCGGCGCGCCGGACAACGTGCTCAAATTGCTGAAAGGCTTTACGGACACGTCCGACCTCACGGTCTGGCGTTCGGCGGTCTATCGTTTCCACGCTTTGCTAGGAGAAAGCTGGCGAGACCGTCGCGTGTTCCTGATGGGGGACGCCGTGCACCAGACACCGCCATTCCTTGGGCAGGGCCTCTGCGCGGGCATTCGAGATGCTTCCAATCTCGCATGGAAATTGGCGCTTGTGCTGCGTGGCAACGCCGGTGATGCCTTGCTCGACAGTTACGAGGTCGAACGCAAGCCGCATGTCCGCTCGGTTGTCGCCAGCGCCAAGGAGTTTGGCAAGATCATCGGGGAACTCGATCCTGCAGCGGCGGCTGCCCGGGATGAGAGGTTGCGTGCGGAACTCAAATCTGGAAAGGCAGAAACCATCCGGCAGAAATTCATTCCCGATCTCGCCTCCGGACTGATCGCCCCTCGCAACAAGCTTGCTGGCAGGTTATTGGTGCAACCACATGTGCGGGCAGTCGACGGGAGCGTAAGGCGCCTTGATGACCTGCTGAAGCCGGAATTTGCGGTAGTCACAGTAACGCAGGAGGCGATGTCGTGGATGTCGGAGGCTTCGCTTTCTTGCTGGCAACAGCTTGGCGGTGAACGCGTGGCTATCACTGACGCTGGAGAAAGTTCGACGCGAGACGGCATCGCGACCCTTGTCGAAAGCGACGGAGTATTTACGAGCTGGATGGGTGAAAACACGGTGAGCGCCGTCGTCGTCCGACCCGACCGCTACGTCTTCGCCGGTGCCAGCAGCGCGAACGACCTGAATATGTTAATTGGGAGCTTGATCGAGGAGCTGCATGGTCGGTCATAG
- a CDS encoding FCD domain-containing protein, with amino-acid sequence MPETVLDNPESAKETLASHVYDRLRQDIISVAIEPGEKLHIRSLCERFEVGLSPMREALSRLSSEGLVAQSDHRGFAVAPMGEEDLVDITRARCWLNELAIRQSIAHGDAAWEEQVVLSFHRLSRTPRFEPGQERERSPKWEIAHRNFHSSLVSASGSRRLEQYCEHLFDSSERYRHVGRKAGVKGENREKEHRALMEAVVARDADAAARLITAHFERTAELVRQVLRDRAR; translated from the coding sequence ATGCCCGAGACCGTGCTCGATAATCCTGAAAGTGCCAAGGAGACGCTGGCCTCGCATGTCTATGATCGGTTGCGGCAGGATATCATCTCGGTTGCCATCGAACCGGGCGAAAAGCTGCATATCCGCTCGCTGTGCGAACGTTTCGAGGTCGGCCTGAGCCCGATGCGCGAGGCGCTGAGCCGCCTGTCTAGCGAGGGACTGGTCGCTCAGAGCGATCATCGTGGCTTCGCGGTCGCGCCGATGGGCGAGGAAGACCTCGTCGACATCACGCGCGCGCGCTGCTGGCTTAACGAGCTTGCGATCCGCCAATCCATCGCCCATGGCGATGCCGCCTGGGAGGAGCAGGTGGTGCTTTCGTTCCATCGGCTGTCACGCACGCCGCGCTTCGAACCCGGCCAGGAGCGGGAACGCAGTCCGAAATGGGAAATCGCCCATCGTAATTTCCATTCCAGCCTGGTCTCGGCTTCGGGGTCCCGACGGCTCGAGCAATATTGCGAGCATTTGTTCGATTCGTCCGAGCGCTATCGGCATGTCGGCCGCAAGGCCGGCGTCAAGGGCGAGAACCGCGAGAAGGAGCATCGCGCACTGATGGAAGCCGTGGTGGCGCGGGACGCCGATGCGGCCGCGCGGCTGATCACGGCGCATTTCGAGCGTACCGCCGAATTGGTCCGCCAGGTGCTCAGAGATCGCGCGCGTTGA